GCAGGCGAGCTCGTGAAGTCCTGGCCGCCAATGTTGGCCGTCACCGGGCCATCGACGCTGCGCGACGCAGGACTCATCAAGTGGCCCGACGCGCTCGGAGTGAGGATGATCGCGGTGGCGTTCGGCGGCACGCCGGTGAGCGAATACACGCCGTTGGTCAGAGTCACCGCGCTGCCCGTGTAGCCGCCGGTCGCAGTCACGACCACACCGCCCAGTCCGGAGCCGTTCTCGAGGATCGTGCCGCTGATCACGAACGAGGTAGGAGTCCCAGCCTCCCAGTCGTCGAGGATGCCGCCAGACTGGAACGTTTCGAAGCCAGGCCGGCCCGAAGTGAGCGTCGTGGAGTTCGGAACCGACAGCACCACGGTGCCGTTGATCTTCGCCGCGACCGTGCCGTTCGAGAGCTCGGCTTCGACGATGTCGCCCGGAGAAATCGTCGAGGGCGACGTGATCAGGTTCCCGCGGTAGGTCCCGCTCGAGTACCAGTAGATGAACAGCGTGCCCTGGTGCCACGAGACGACGAGAGCCTGTCCCGCGCCGCCGAGCAGCACGAGACCGAGCTGGCCGCTCGGGTCCACCACACGGGCGCGCGCGAACTGCGCGCCATCATTGAATGCACCGAGGCCCTGCCAGTAGTAGAGCGCCTCGTCGATACCGCCTGCGACCTGCTGGCCCGCAAGGTTCGACCGGCCGCCCGTGAACGGCTGCACCCAGTTGCCGCCCACCACCAGCGGGATCTCGTTGGGCCGGTTGAAGTAGTCAGCGGCAGTCACTCCTGGGCGCACGAAGATGGCGTTGATCTTGCGGTTCTGGTCCATCGTGACTTGCAGCGGGTTATCCGTCTCGTGACCCACAGGAACGTCGCCGCTCCAGCCTGCGAACGCGTAGCCGTCGTCGGGCACAGCGGTCAGGCTGACCGGCGTTCCGACGGGGTAGACCGGCGAGTCCGGAGAGCGCTGCACGCTGCCATGAGTCGCGAAGGTGGTGAGCGTCGCGTTCGCCGGAGTGCTCGTGAAGTCCTGGCCCGTCACGTTCGCGGTCACAGGCCCGTCCACGCTGCGCGAGGCCGGGGTGATGTTGTGCCCCGATGCCGACGGCGTGAGCACGATCGAGGTCGAGTTCAGGGGGATCCCGGTGAGTGAGTAGCCGCCGTTCGGGGCAGTGACCGCGGTGCCGATGAAGCCGCCGCTCGCGCTCACGAACGCACCGCCCAACCCCGCGCCGCTCTCGAGGATCGTGCCGCTGATCGCGAACGAGAAGGGCGTGCCGGCCTGCCAGTCGTCGAGGATGCCACCGGATTGGAAGGTCTCGAAGCCCGGGTTGCCAGCGGTGAGCGTCGTGGTGTTCAGCACCGACAGAACGACGATGCCGTTGACCTTCGCCGCGACCGTCCCGTTCGAGAGCTCCGCCTCGATCACATCGCCGTTGCTCAGGTTCGAGGGCAGAGTCGCGAGATTCCCGCGGTACGCGCCGGCCGAGTACCAGTAGAGGAAGAGCGTGCCCTGGTGCCACGAAGCGATCAGGCCCTGGCCGCTCGCGCCGAGCAGCACGACGCCCACCTGGCCGCTCGCGTCGACCACGCGGGCGCGCGCGAACTGCTGGGTGTTGTTGAACAGTCCGGCGCCGATCCAGTAGTAGATCGCGTCGTTCGTTGCGCCGACTACGTGCTGGCTGACCAGGTTTGCCGATGCGCCGGCGAACGCCTGCGCCCAGTTGCTGCCCAGCACCAGCGGTGTCTCGTTCGGGCGGTTGAAGTCGTCGGACGCGGTCACGCTCGCGGAGCCGAACGCCGCCGTGATGGTCCGGTCCTGGTCCATGGTGACTTGCAGCGGGTTGTCGCCGCTGTGGCCGGGCGGGACGTCGCCGCTCCAGCCGGCGAACGCATAGTCGGGGTCGGGCACCGGGGTCAGCGTGACCACGGTACCGAGCGGGTAGGGCGAGAGATCGGGGTTTCGCGTCACGCTGCCGTGAGTCGCGTTGACGGTCAGGACGGCGGTCGTGATCGCGGTGCTCGTGAAGTCGAGTCCGCCGACGTTGCCAGTCACCGGTCCCGCGACGGTCTGCGTGAGCGGAGTCATGTGGTGACCGGCCAGGGCCGGCGTGATCACGATCGAGGTCGCGTTGCCGGGCACGCCTGCCATCGACCACACGCCGTTCGGATCGGTCGTGGCGGTTCCCGTGAAGCCGCCCGTCGCAGTGACCTGCACGCCCGCGAGCCCGACGCCGCCCTCGGTGATCGTGCCACCCAGCGAGAACGAGACGGGCGTGCCCGCCAGCCAGTCGTCCATGCCCGCAACCAGCGTGGGCAGCGACGGATTCAGATAGGTGATGAAGCCGGGCGTGCCCGAGGCGATCGTGGTGGTGTTCGCGACGCTCGCGACCACCACGCCGTTCACCTTCGCGCGCAGAACGCCGCCGTCGAGCACCGCCTCGATCACGTCGCCGTCCGCGAGCGGAGCCACCTGAGACGTCAGCACGCCCTGGTCCTGGCTGTTGGCGTACCAGTAGATGAACACCGACTTGTTCGCGCCCGGGCCCGGCGGACCCCAGGTCATGTTGATCGAGTGATCGGCGCCCGCGAGCAGGATCAGCCCCGGCTCGCCCGTGCTGTCCACGACCGTCGCGCGCGCGAACTGACTCGTGTTGCTGAAGCTGCCGGCGCCCTTCCAGTAGTAGATCCCCTCCTGCGAGCCGCCGGTCACGTGATTTCCAGTGAGATTGGAAAAGCCGTCGTAGTTGCCCGCGATCGTGCGGCCCCAGTTGCCGGCGGTGGAGAAGGGCGTCTCGTCGGCGCGGTTGAAGTCGTCGGAAGCGACGACGGTCTCGGTCTGCGCGAAAGCGGGCGCGGCGGCGAAGGCGGCCCAAAGGCATGCGAGCGCAGACAGAGCCAACCTGCGGGGAAAGCAGCTCATCGGGGGGATTTCCTATCTACGAAGCGAGCTTCGGGGCCGAAATGCACGGGAGTGGCGAGGTCCTGTGAGACTCGGCGCGCCTGCCTACGGACCGCGGAAGCCCGCGTCCACGTGCCGGGAGGCCGATCATGACACGCCCTGCAGATCACCGCTTGCCCCATTGCGAGCCGGCAGGGCGATACTCAGGGAAGTGGCGCAAATCACAAAAAAGGGGCACCCGATGACTCCCCTCGACGAACGTCTGGCCTCGATCCTGGCGCGTGGCTGGTGGCTGCTCTTGCTGCGCGGGCTCGCGGCGATCGTGTTCGGGCTGCTGACCCTGTCGCAGCCCGGCATCTCGCTCGCGGTGTTGGTGCTGTTGTTCGGTTTCTACTCGCTCGCGGACGGGCTTCTCTGCGTCTGGACCGCCGTCGCCGGACGCGCGCACCACGAGTCGTGGTGGATGCTGCTGCTCGAGGGCCTGCTGGGCGTGGGCATCGGCGTCCTGACCTTCCTCGAGCCGGGAATCACGGCGCTGATCGTCCTGTTCTACATCGCGATCTGGGCGATCGGCACGGGCGTGCTGGAGATCGCGGCAGCGATCCGGCTGCGCAAGGAGATCCGCGGCGAGTGGCTGCTCATCCTGGCGGGAGTCGCGTCCGTCGCGTTCGGCGTGCTCTTGATCGTGCAGCCCGGCGCGGGCGCACTCGCCCTCTTGTGGCTGATCGGCACCTACGCGCTCGTATTCGGCGTGCTGGTCGTGGTGCTCGCGTTCCGCGCGCGCAGCTTCCAGCGCGTCCTGCACGAGTGAGCCGGCCGGTGACGGAGTTCGCGACCCAGCGCCTGCCGCGCGAGCGCACGGCGGTCGCTCCCGACGGCTCCGACGTGCGCGTGCTGCTCGGACTGGCCGGCGGCGGCATGGCGCACTTCGAGCTGGCGGCGGGCGCGACCTCGCGCGCGGTGACTCACCGCAGCGTGGAGGAGATCTGGTGGTTCCTGTCGGGGCGGGGCGAGATGTGGCGCAAGCAGAGCGGCCGCGAAGAAGTGGTGCCCGTCGAGGCGGGCGTGTGTCTCACGATCCCGCTCGGCACGCACTTCCAGTTCCGTGCGCTGGGGACCGAGCCGCTGCGCGCGCTGGGAGTCACCATGCCGCCGTGGCCTGGCGACGGCGAGGCCGTCCCGGTGCCGGGGAAGTGGCTCAGTGACCGAACACCTGCTTGAGCAGGTCCGTCGAGCGCGCCACCGGGTCCTTGCGGATCTTCTTCTCCTCGTCGCCCACGATCGTGAACAGGCCGGAGAGCGCCTTGTCGGTCACGTAGGAGTTCAGGTCGAGCTTGGGCGCCTGCATGAACGGCGTGCTGGTGTACTGACCCACCAGTGACTCGTACAGCTTCGTGACTCCGACGCTCTTCATGGCGTCGTCCACGATCGGCCGGAACTTGGCCGTGAGCGGGGCGGTGGTCTTTTTCTTGAAGTACTCGGTGGCGGCGGTGTCGCTGCCCTTCAGGATCCCGGCCGCGTCCGAGAAGCTCATGCCCTGGATCGCGTCGACGAACACCGGCGTCGCCTCGCCTGCGGCTTTCTCGGCCGCGTGGTTCATCGCGGTCTCGAGCTCGTCGACCTGCGCGCCCATGCCCACCGCGCGCAGCCCGTTCGCCATCGTCTCCATCTTGCCCGGCAGGCCGATGTGGATGCGAGAGTTGTCGAGGAAGCCGCCGGGCTTCGAGGTGGACTGCACGGCGCGCTGCGTCGCCACCTTGAGCGCTTCGGAAAGCCCCGAAGCGGTAGTCGCGTCCGAGAGCTGGGAGGCGAAGGCCAGCACGCCCGCAACGAGAAGCGCGGATCGAATCATGGCGCCCAGTGTATCCGACGAGCTGCGTGATAGGCTGAGACTCGTCTCACGGAGGTCTCGAACATGAGAGCGCTCAAGATCGTCCTGGCGCTGGCCGTCTCCTACGTCGCTCTGGTGGTCGGGTTCGAGTCTCTGCTCGGCTGGGTGCAGCCTGCGAGCGGCGCGACGATCGTGATCACGACCGTCGACCCGGACGGCCGCACGCACGAGCGCGTGGTCGCCCGGCTCGACAGCGACGGCAAGCTCTACGTCGCGGCGAATCACTGGCCGCGCTCGTGGTATCGCCGGGCGCTCGAGAATCCCGCCGTGCAGGTCGCCTCCGGCGGCGAGCACCACGGCTACCGCGCGGTGCCGGTCAGCGGCGAAGAGGCCGAACGCGTCGACTCACAGCACCCGCGGCCGCTGCTCTTCAAGTTCGTGACCGGCTTCCCGCCGCGGCTGATCATGCGGCTGGACCCGACCGACCCGGCTCAGGACGGCGGCGCGCCCAGGTAGTCCATCTTGCCCAGCTCCACGCCGCCCTGGCGCAGCAGCGTGTAGACCATCATCACGTGGAAGAAGAAGTTCGGCAGCGAGAAGCCGGCGAGCATGGCCTCGCCCGTGACTTTCAGCGTGCGGCCGGGGCCCATCGGCAGGTCGATCGCGCGTGACTCGCCGCCCTCGAGCTTCGCGGCCGGGACGGACTGCACGTAGTCGAGCGCCTTCTTCACGCGCGCGCGCAGCTCGGCGAAGGTCTTCTCGTCGTCGGGCCACTTCGGGGCCTCGGCGCCGGCCAGGCGCGCGATGGCCAGCTTGGCCGTGTCGGTCGCGATCTGGATCTGGCGCGCGAACGGCAGCATGTCGGGAGTGAGTCGCAGCCCCAGGTAGTTCTCCTTGTCGAACTTCTTCGCGGCGGCGTGCGCTTCGGCCTTGTCGAGCCAGGTCGACAAGTTGGTCAGCATGCGCGTGAAGATCGGGGCGCTGGCGGCGTGGATCGAGATCGGCATCGGGTCCTCCGGTGGGTTACGACGTGCGATGATGGGAGCGAGAAGGAGGGTACGATGAAAGTGCGCCGCGTCGTCACGGGTCACGATCGTTCGGGCAAGGCCGTGTTCGTCTCCGATCGCGAAGTCGAGCCGATCACCGCCCAGCTCTTGCCTGGCTCCGAGTTCCACAAGCTGTGGGGCGGCGATCGCGCGCCGTCGTTCCCGGACGATGGCGCCGAGCCCGCGCAGCCCAGCTATTTCCCGCCGATCGGCGGCTTCCGCTTCGGCATGTTCTCGCTGCCGCCCGCGAGCTCGGCCGCCGCGCCGCAGCCCAAGGACATGGCGGCCGCGGCAGCGGAGCTCGAGGCCAAGCTGCCCGGGCTCGCGAGCTACATGGAGCCCGACGCGCCGGGCATGCACACCACCGACACGATCGACTTCGAGGTCGTGCTCGAGGGCGAGGTCTGGCTCGAGCTCGACGGCGGCAAGGAAGTGCACCTGCGGCCCGGAGACACCGTGGTGCAGAACGGCACACGCCACGCCTGGCACAACCGCGGCACGAAGCCGGCGCGCCTGGCCGTGTTCATCACGGGCGCGCGCCACGCGAAGTTCCCCAAGAGCTGACGCCGCGAGTCACTCGCGTGGCGCTGGTCGCGCACGACGCGAACCTGTGGAGCGTCGAGCACCTGTTCGGCTGGCAGGGCGGGTGGATCGAGATCCCCGTGCGCATGACGGTGATCCGGCTCGCGACCGGTACGCTGGTGTTGCACTCGCCGGTCCCGATCGGGGCGGAGCTCTGCAAGGAGCTCGAGGCGCTCGGTCCGGTGGGCTTCATCGTGGTGCCCTGGGCGCACGGGAAGTTCGCCGAGGCCGCTGCCCGGCGCTATCCCGCGGCGCAGCTGCTCGCGGCACCCGCGCCGCCCTCGGCCCGGAAGTCACTCCCGTTCCGCGGCGTGCTGGCCGACCGGCCGCCCGAGGCTTGGGGGCCGGACATCGAGACTCACCTGCTGGAGGGCTTCCGGCTCCAGGAAGTGGTGCTCTTCCACCGGCCCTCGCGGACGCTCGTGCTCACCGATCTGTGCTTCCACATCCAGCGCGCGACGACGCGGCTCTCCGGCCTGTTCTTCCGCGCGAACGGGATGTGGCAGCGTTTCGCTCCGAGCCGGATCATCCGCGCGCTCGCGGTCTCGGACCGCGCCGCGCTGCGGCGCTCGCTCGAGCGCGTGCTGCGCTGGGACTTCGAGCGAGTGATTCCGGGACACGGCGACGTGATCGAGCGCGGCGGGCCGGCCGCGCTGCGCGCCGCCTGGCCGGGCTCCTGACTCAGCGCCCGTGCACCGGACCCTGGCTCACCTGGTGCGAGATGATGGCCGGACCCACGGCGTGGCCGAGCGGCGGACGGCGGAACCAGTGCCACTCCGGCTCGGGAATCGACTCCCAGGCGAGGTCGGGCACGCCCAGGTCGATGCCCTCGTACCGGTCCCACGGCATGGCGTTCAGCCAGTCCAGCGTGGCCTGGGCGTCGGAGCCCGGAACCGTGCGCCCGATGAAGCGGAAGAAGCGGCGCACCACCAGCCACTCGGGAGGGCCCCAGCCCTCGAGTGACTCGCCGGTCTGTCCGCCGCGGATCTCGAGGCCCGTGAGATAGAAACGGGCCGTGAGATCGCCGTACGACACGTACACGCGATCTCCCGGGCGCGCGTGCTGCCCCAGGTATACGGTCGCCGTGCCCATCGCGCCTTCGAAGGGATAGGCGAGCTCGTACAGGAAGTTGCCGAGCGGGAAGCCCCAGTCGAGCTCGTGGAACGAGACCTCCGGAAGCGAGCCCGCATAGCGGGTCGGCAGCGCCGAGATCTGGTAGAACACGCCGGTCACGAGCAGGAGCACCGCGAAGATCCCGCCGGCGACCCGCTGCATCTGCCACGCGCGCACGGACATCCACGCCAGGAGCAGTGCGAAGACCGGCAGGAGGTTCACGCTGTAGCGGTAGAAGCGGAACAGGCCGAAGCAGAGCACCGCGAGATACACCACCGGGATGACCGCGAGAAACAGAGTCACGCGCCACTCCGCCAGGATCTCCCGGCGCCGGGTCGCGAGGGCCAGCGCCGCGAACACGGGCACGGCGACGGCCGGGAAGCTGTAGCGCAGCGTGAGCCCCAGATACTCCATGGCGAAGATGTCGTTGAAGCCCCCGGAGCGCTCCGACTTGCCGAAGATGTCGAAGAACACCACCCACGGACCGTTCACGAGCGCGATCGCTGCGGCCGCGAGACACAGCCGCGCGAAGGCCGCGCGGCCGATGCCGAGCGCCCAGAGCGCCACGGCGAGCGCGAGGGACAGCGCCGCGAAGGTGAGGTAGTTCGCGTGGAAGACCCCCGTCATGGCGAGCGCCAGGCCGGCCGGCGCCCGCCAGCCCGGCCTGCGCACGGTCGCCGCGGCGAAATGCACGGCCCAGATCGTCCCGAGGATCGCGAGCGCGTAGTAGCGGCACTGGCGCACGTGCAGCAGGAACGGCACCGAGGTGCCGAGAAAGGCCATGGCCAGGAGCGCGATCCGCCGGTCGTCGAAGAGACTCCGCCCGAGAAAATAGATCGACCCGACACACGCCAGCCCGAACAG
This region of Myxococcota bacterium genomic DNA includes:
- a CDS encoding DUF308 domain-containing protein, with the protein product MTPLDERLASILARGWWLLLLRGLAAIVFGLLTLSQPGISLAVLVLLFGFYSLADGLLCVWTAVAGRAHHESWWMLLLEGLLGVGIGVLTFLEPGITALIVLFYIAIWAIGTGVLEIAAAIRLRKEIRGEWLLILAGVASVAFGVLLIVQPGAGALALLWLIGTYALVFGVLVVVLAFRARSFQRVLHE
- a CDS encoding cupin domain-containing protein, yielding MTEFATQRLPRERTAVAPDGSDVRVLLGLAGGGMAHFELAAGATSRAVTHRSVEEIWWFLSGRGEMWRKQSGREEVVPVEAGVCLTIPLGTHFQFRALGTEPLRALGVTMPPWPGDGEAVPVPGKWLSDRTPA
- a CDS encoding DUF4197 domain-containing protein, producing MIRSALLVAGVLAFASQLSDATTASGLSEALKVATQRAVQSTSKPGGFLDNSRIHIGLPGKMETMANGLRAVGMGAQVDELETAMNHAAEKAAGEATPVFVDAIQGMSFSDAAGILKGSDTAATEYFKKKTTAPLTAKFRPIVDDAMKSVGVTKLYESLVGQYTSTPFMQAPKLDLNSYVTDKALSGLFTIVGDEEKKIRKDPVARSTDLLKQVFGH
- a CDS encoding nitroreductase/quinone reductase family protein, which produces MRALKIVLALAVSYVALVVGFESLLGWVQPASGATIVITTVDPDGRTHERVVARLDSDGKLYVAANHWPRSWYRRALENPAVQVASGGEHHGYRAVPVSGEEAERVDSQHPRPLLFKFVTGFPPRLIMRLDPTDPAQDGGAPR
- a CDS encoding DUF1993 domain-containing protein → MPISIHAASAPIFTRMLTNLSTWLDKAEAHAAAKKFDKENYLGLRLTPDMLPFARQIQIATDTAKLAIARLAGAEAPKWPDDEKTFAELRARVKKALDYVQSVPAAKLEGGESRAIDLPMGPGRTLKVTGEAMLAGFSLPNFFFHVMMVYTLLRQGGVELGKMDYLGAPPS
- a CDS encoding cupin domain-containing protein encodes the protein MKVRRVVTGHDRSGKAVFVSDREVEPITAQLLPGSEFHKLWGGDRAPSFPDDGAEPAQPSYFPPIGGFRFGMFSLPPASSAAAPQPKDMAAAAAELEAKLPGLASYMEPDAPGMHTTDTIDFEVVLEGEVWLELDGGKEVHLRPGDTVVQNGTRHAWHNRGTKPARLAVFITGARHAKFPKS
- a CDS encoding DUF4336 domain-containing protein, with amino-acid sequence MALVAHDANLWSVEHLFGWQGGWIEIPVRMTVIRLATGTLVLHSPVPIGAELCKELEALGPVGFIVVPWAHGKFAEAAARRYPAAQLLAAPAPPSARKSLPFRGVLADRPPEAWGPDIETHLLEGFRLQEVVLFHRPSRTLVLTDLCFHIQRATTRLSGLFFRANGMWQRFAPSRIIRALAVSDRAALRRSLERVLRWDFERVIPGHGDVIERGGPAALRAAWPGS
- a CDS encoding glycosyltransferase family 39 protein → MCAGLTLYGLGRPLLWVDEAETALLARSILVHGIPEARVGKDLISQEIGREFGTDLVWRWTPWLDKYVAAGAFALLGEGTASARLPFALFGLACVGSIYFLGRSLFDDRRIALLAMAFLGTSVPFLLHVRQCRYYALAILGTIWAVHFAAATVRRPGWRAPAGLALAMTGVFHANYLTFAALSLALAVALWALGIGRAAFARLCLAAAAIALVNGPWVVFFDIFGKSERSGGFNDIFAMEYLGLTLRYSFPAVAVPVFAALALATRRREILAEWRVTLFLAVIPVVYLAVLCFGLFRFYRYSVNLLPVFALLLAWMSVRAWQMQRVAGGIFAVLLLVTGVFYQISALPTRYAGSLPEVSFHELDWGFPLGNFLYELAYPFEGAMGTATVYLGQHARPGDRVYVSYGDLTARFYLTGLEIRGGQTGESLEGWGPPEWLVVRRFFRFIGRTVPGSDAQATLDWLNAMPWDRYEGIDLGVPDLAWESIPEPEWHWFRRPPLGHAVGPAIISHQVSQGPVHGR